A single region of the Acinetobacter sp. WCHA45 genome encodes:
- the hemA gene encoding glutamyl-tRNA reductase produces MSFFALGVNHQTASVELREQIAFNAERLAALLLEQNKHSPLNDLVVVSTCNRTEVYAMTEDADSVLTWLAQVNNIDVKHLIHHVYRYENAQAVTHLMRVASGLDSLMLGEPQILGQVKSALALSKDAQTVSPELNSVFEYAFYAAKRVRSETSVGSHAVSMGYAVAQLALQVFSRPEKLTVMVVAAGEMNSLVAKHLAEMGVAKILICNRSRERADLLAQEIAHQVEVEIIPFAELAQNLYRADVVSSCTGSLHQVIQYSDVKAALKKRRYQQMLMVDLAVPRDIDPKVESLDNVYLYGVDDLQSVIDENLAQRRQAAVEAEIMVNQLATQLMTQQKVKEASSTIQAYRQHSEEVSQKELAHALELLQHGHAAEQVMREFAHRLSQKLMHPTSILLREAAKAENPDYFEWLQQHLKDVFEHERKPRQ; encoded by the coding sequence ATGTCTTTCTTTGCATTGGGTGTCAACCATCAAACAGCTTCTGTTGAACTTCGTGAACAAATCGCTTTCAATGCAGAGCGATTAGCTGCGCTATTGCTTGAACAAAATAAACATTCACCTTTGAATGATTTAGTTGTTGTATCAACCTGTAACCGCACTGAAGTTTATGCCATGACAGAAGATGCTGATAGTGTTCTGACTTGGTTAGCCCAAGTGAATAATATTGATGTAAAACATTTAATTCATCATGTTTATCGTTACGAAAATGCCCAAGCTGTTACACATTTAATGCGTGTTGCAAGTGGTTTAGACTCTTTGATGTTGGGTGAGCCGCAAATTTTAGGGCAAGTTAAAAGTGCTTTGGCTTTATCTAAAGATGCACAAACTGTGTCGCCAGAACTGAATAGTGTTTTTGAATATGCTTTTTATGCAGCGAAACGTGTTCGTTCAGAAACCTCTGTAGGTAGCCATGCTGTTTCAATGGGTTATGCAGTTGCTCAGTTAGCATTGCAAGTCTTTAGTCGCCCTGAAAAGTTAACGGTTATGGTAGTTGCCGCAGGTGAAATGAATAGTTTGGTTGCTAAGCATTTAGCGGAAATGGGTGTGGCAAAAATTCTAATTTGTAACCGTAGCCGTGAGCGTGCTGATTTACTGGCACAAGAAATTGCTCACCAAGTTGAGGTTGAAATTATTCCTTTTGCTGAACTTGCCCAGAATTTATATAGAGCAGATGTTGTCTCGAGCTGTACAGGAAGTTTACATCAAGTTATTCAATATTCAGATGTTAAAGCCGCACTTAAAAAGCGTCGCTATCAGCAAATGTTGATGGTCGATTTGGCTGTTCCACGTGATATTGATCCGAAAGTTGAATCATTAGATAACGTATATTTATATGGTGTGGATGATCTACAAAGTGTGATTGATGAAAATTTAGCGCAACGTCGTCAGGCAGCTGTTGAGGCTGAAATTATGGTGAATCAATTGGCTACTCAATTGATGACCCAACAAAAAGTGAAAGAAGCGAGTAGCACCATTCAAGCTTATCGTCAGCACAGTGAAGAAGTCAGCCAAAAAGAGTTGGCACATGCATTAGAGTTATTGCAACATGGTCATGCCGCAGAACAGGTGATGCGGGAGTTTGCTCATCGCCTATCACAGAAACTTATGCACCCAACTTCTATTTTATTAAGAGAAGCTGCTAAAGCTGAAAATCCAGATTATTTTGAATGGTTACAGCAACATCTAAAGGATGTGTTTGAGCATGAGCGTAAACCGAGGCAGTAA
- the ispE gene encoding 4-(cytidine 5'-diphospho)-2-C-methyl-D-erythritol kinase → MIRVPSPAKLNLFLHITGRRANGYHELQTIFQLIDLYDWMTFENLSEEIIQIEGIAEVQLEQNLIYRAAQLLRPHAKEPCGLNIQIEKNIPMGAGLGGGSSNAATTLIVLNQLWQCGLNEQQLADYGVQLGADVPIFIFGRNAWAEGIGEHLSFIDLAQKQFIILKPDCFISTQALFSQKTLTRDSKITTFCAYQLEPSSFGNNFEPLARQLYPEVEEAMQYLDQFGLAKLTGTGACVFTEVTSEMDTKKILQNAPCKAYLVNSLAESPLRHFKVTR, encoded by the coding sequence ATGATTAGAGTACCTTCACCTGCAAAATTAAATTTATTTCTGCATATTACTGGTCGTCGAGCGAACGGTTACCATGAATTACAGACGATTTTTCAATTAATTGACCTATATGATTGGATGACTTTTGAAAATTTGTCTGAAGAAATAATCCAGATTGAAGGTATTGCTGAAGTTCAACTTGAACAAAATCTCATCTATCGTGCAGCACAATTATTACGCCCACATGCAAAAGAACCATGTGGGTTAAATATTCAAATCGAGAAAAATATTCCGATGGGTGCTGGTCTTGGCGGCGGTTCATCTAATGCAGCCACTACACTCATTGTACTCAATCAACTGTGGCAATGCGGTTTAAATGAACAGCAATTAGCTGATTATGGTGTGCAACTGGGTGCAGATGTGCCTATCTTTATTTTTGGTCGAAATGCATGGGCAGAAGGCATAGGTGAACATTTATCATTCATAGACTTAGCTCAAAAACAATTCATAATTTTAAAACCTGATTGTTTTATCAGCACTCAAGCACTTTTTTCACAAAAAACATTGACAAGAGATTCCAAGATCACTACATTTTGCGCCTATCAGTTAGAACCTTCTAGCTTTGGAAATAACTTCGAACCTCTGGCTCGACAGTTATACCCTGAAGTTGAAGAAGCGATGCAATATTTAGATCAATTTGGTCTAGCAAAGCTTACAGGTACAGGTGCTTGTGTTTTTACTGAAGTAACCAGTGAAATGGATACGAAGAAGATTTTGCAAAACGCACCTTGTAAAGCTTACTTGGTCAACAGTTTAGCAGAATCACCTTTAAGACATTTCAAAGTTACACGTTAG
- a CDS encoding tetratricopeptide repeat protein — protein sequence MRQLYRRTLFSGKTIRRYSTTILLLGSMSSYVSAQAIHDMYADKSFDNALQQSMVAEFSLAYDDIATALHNYTVLAIRSNSTTIKQRALDVALEYNDFQSALDIATHWVEQEPKDVPALFYLSHIALKTHEYELAAKTLDKILNIDPTADLEQILAGIAPEQAQDREILLNALRTSKERENPSILALISGLEAQDGLYEQALNNINKALRKRSKSTSFILMKANLLMALRDDAETQKWFAQASRKNKTNIDIRLAEARYYIQINQQQQALDKLESIIKDYPKTEEALFIAGLTSIDLKQYEKAEQYLVELRSSAKYQNEAYYYLAINAQRKQHYETAKAYYRLVDGSLYIVSRRNMIAIFEKQGQLNDALRFLTQERVNYPQHASFLYQAQADILKKMDNKKAALVLLDEAIKSLPDDPELLYAEVLLLDPYTDRDKLDKTLKQLLIIEPNSPTYLNAYAYTLALQNRRLKEARKYAELALNFAPEQASILDTLGYIAFLQNDFDTATKVLGQAYSISQNINIGVRYAKALYMQGALTQFSEVLQQLKQKHANAPQLQQLDSLILPITVKKS from the coding sequence TTGCGTCAGCTATATCGCCGTACCCTTTTTAGCGGCAAGACGATTCGACGGTATTCTACCACAATCTTGTTGTTAGGTAGCATGAGCTCGTATGTCTCTGCACAAGCAATACACGACATGTATGCAGATAAAAGCTTTGACAACGCATTACAACAAAGTATGGTTGCTGAATTTTCTCTTGCTTATGATGATATTGCAACTGCATTACACAATTATACAGTGCTGGCAATTCGAAGTAATTCAACCACAATCAAACAGCGTGCTTTAGATGTCGCCTTAGAATATAACGATTTTCAATCTGCATTAGATATTGCAACACATTGGGTAGAACAAGAACCCAAAGATGTTCCTGCTTTATTTTACTTATCACATATTGCCCTGAAAACCCATGAATATGAATTGGCAGCTAAAACATTAGATAAGATCTTAAATATTGACCCAACTGCTGATCTCGAACAAATTTTGGCAGGGATTGCCCCCGAACAAGCACAAGATCGTGAAATTTTATTAAATGCCTTACGTACCAGTAAAGAACGTGAAAACCCATCTATCTTGGCTTTAATCTCTGGATTAGAAGCGCAAGATGGCTTATATGAGCAAGCATTAAATAATATCAATAAAGCCTTACGTAAACGTTCAAAATCGACCAGTTTCATTCTGATGAAAGCCAATCTATTAATGGCTTTACGCGACGATGCTGAAACACAAAAGTGGTTTGCACAAGCCAGTCGAAAAAATAAAACCAATATTGATATACGATTAGCTGAAGCTCGCTATTACATTCAAATCAATCAACAACAGCAAGCATTAGATAAGCTTGAAAGTATTATCAAAGATTATCCAAAAACTGAAGAAGCTTTATTTATTGCCGGCTTAACCAGTATTGATTTAAAACAATACGAAAAAGCTGAACAATATTTAGTTGAATTGCGTTCTTCAGCAAAATATCAGAATGAAGCTTATTACTATCTTGCAATCAATGCACAGCGCAAACAACATTATGAAACCGCAAAAGCATACTATCGACTCGTGGATGGCAGCTTATATATTGTGTCTCGACGCAATATGATCGCGATTTTTGAGAAGCAGGGTCAACTGAATGATGCTTTACGCTTTCTTACACAAGAACGGGTGAATTATCCACAACATGCAAGTTTCCTCTATCAAGCTCAAGCTGATATTTTAAAAAAGATGGATAATAAAAAAGCAGCTTTAGTATTGCTAGATGAAGCGATTAAGAGCTTACCCGATGATCCTGAACTGCTTTATGCAGAAGTATTATTGCTGGATCCTTATACCGATCGGGATAAATTAGATAAAACTTTGAAGCAGCTTTTAATTATTGAACCCAATAGCCCGACCTATTTAAACGCTTATGCCTATACCTTAGCATTGCAAAATCGTCGCCTAAAAGAAGCGCGCAAATATGCAGAACTAGCGCTCAACTTTGCACCTGAACAAGCCTCTATTCTTGATACATTGGGCTATATCGCTTTTCTACAAAATGATTTTGATACCGCAACCAAAGTCTTGGGACAAGCCTATTCAATTAGCCAAAATATCAATATTGGAGTTCGCTATGCTAAAGCGCTGTATATGCAAGGCGCACTCACACAATTTAGTGAGGTGTTACAGCAATTGAAACAAAAACATGCAAATGCCCCACAATTACAACAACTTGATAGCTTAATCTTACCTATCACTGTAAAAAAGAGTTAA
- a CDS encoding DNA primase: MAIPQHTIDQILDRTDIVDLIGQRVKLKKTGRTYSGCCPFHQEKSPSFHVYRDKQYYHCFGCQANGNAIRFLMDIDSRNFVDVMKDLSNQTGIELPQDNHDNKKLSYKRSPQQIAAAQPTNTSVAENPAPISVADEFIDGHFVDIDRVMDDPFAQFDPSFYMDEQVQEGNLYDLLENVAQFYERQLPMSQKAQNYFKQRGLSAQTIQFWRLGYAPEDWQHLEKTFPQDIEGLKQLGLIRSSDSGRDFDLLRERVIFPIRDHKGRVVGFGGRALNDEIKPKYINSPDSEVFHKNQLLYGLYEGRKLKANDWLMVEGYMDVIALQQYGINGAVATLGTASNADHLTTLFKQNSRITIAFDGDAAGQKAARRTLEIALPLLNDGRELKFFVLPNEHDPDSLIRREGLENFQKLLQQAPLLSDFVFAHLTGQHDVSTPEGKSLVMGELRELTELLPKHGSFRYLLSQSFREKLGLGKRFTPQISHDASLSFNIQTKDEDFAIAILMHHPFLYIHFEELLAVIDQTELLAKVLAVLNIIFDDLPDDQELATYYVLGACSRYSHEIADVMQRTNIESLTQAPEIADKLAKDFSLNLQEKYLKLKLRSPISLIESRNLRQQLNELTKQISLKLLS, translated from the coding sequence ATGGCAATTCCACAACATACGATTGATCAAATCTTAGATCGAACTGATATCGTCGATTTAATCGGTCAACGTGTGAAATTAAAAAAGACTGGGCGTACTTACTCAGGCTGTTGTCCATTCCATCAGGAAAAATCTCCATCATTCCATGTATATAGAGATAAGCAGTATTATCATTGCTTTGGGTGTCAAGCGAATGGAAATGCGATTCGCTTCCTCATGGACATTGATAGTCGGAACTTTGTCGATGTGATGAAAGACTTGTCTAATCAGACAGGCATCGAATTACCGCAAGATAATCACGACAATAAAAAACTTTCTTATAAACGTAGTCCTCAACAAATTGCAGCGGCTCAACCAACAAATACGTCAGTCGCTGAAAATCCAGCACCTATATCTGTAGCAGACGAATTTATCGATGGGCATTTTGTCGATATAGATCGCGTTATGGATGATCCTTTTGCTCAATTTGATCCATCCTTTTATATGGATGAACAGGTTCAAGAAGGTAATCTCTATGACTTATTGGAAAACGTTGCTCAGTTTTATGAACGTCAACTCCCAATGAGTCAAAAAGCACAAAATTATTTCAAACAGCGTGGCTTATCGGCACAAACGATTCAATTTTGGCGTTTGGGTTATGCACCAGAAGATTGGCAGCATTTAGAAAAAACCTTCCCACAAGATATTGAAGGTTTGAAACAGTTGGGTTTGATTCGTTCTAGTGATAGTGGTCGAGATTTTGATTTATTACGTGAGCGGGTAATTTTTCCGATCCGCGATCATAAAGGCCGCGTGGTTGGTTTTGGTGGTCGTGCGCTCAATGATGAAATTAAACCTAAATATATTAACTCACCAGATTCAGAGGTCTTCCACAAGAATCAATTGCTTTATGGTTTATATGAGGGTCGTAAACTCAAAGCCAACGATTGGTTAATGGTCGAAGGCTATATGGACGTGATTGCCTTACAGCAATATGGGATCAATGGTGCTGTCGCAACACTAGGAACAGCCAGTAATGCAGATCATTTAACCACCCTATTTAAACAAAATTCTCGTATTACCATTGCCTTTGATGGGGATGCTGCTGGACAAAAAGCAGCACGACGCACCTTAGAAATTGCGCTCCCCTTACTCAATGATGGGCGTGAATTAAAATTCTTTGTGCTTCCGAATGAACATGATCCAGACTCATTGATTCGTCGTGAAGGCTTAGAAAACTTCCAAAAATTATTACAACAGGCGCCACTTTTATCTGACTTTGTGTTTGCCCATTTAACAGGACAGCATGACGTTAGTACGCCTGAAGGTAAAAGTTTAGTCATGGGAGAACTACGTGAATTAACAGAGTTATTACCTAAACATGGCTCATTCCGTTATCTGTTGAGTCAGTCTTTCCGTGAGAAACTCGGTCTAGGCAAACGTTTTACCCCTCAAATCAGCCACGATGCCTCTTTATCTTTTAATATTCAAACCAAAGATGAAGATTTTGCAATCGCAATTTTAATGCATCACCCATTTCTCTATATTCATTTTGAAGAATTACTTGCAGTGATTGACCAAACTGAGCTGCTGGCTAAAGTTTTAGCAGTGCTCAACATTATCTTTGATGATTTACCCGATGATCAGGAATTAGCAACCTATTACGTACTCGGTGCATGTAGTCGTTATAGTCATGAGATTGCCGATGTTATGCAGAGAACCAATATTGAGTCATTAACTCAAGCACCTGAGATTGCTGATAAATTGGCTAAGGACTTTTCATTAAATCTACAAGAAAAATATTTAAAATTAAAACTGAGATCACCTATCTCACTCATCGAATCACGCAATTTACGTCAACAATTAAATGAGTTAACAAAACAGATTAGCTTGAAGTTATTATCCTAA
- the lolB gene encoding lipoprotein insertase outer membrane protein LolB — protein MRSLSKLCIAICSSSVLILSGCQSLTQPQKPIVTPQVQDENNFNLQGKIGVRTPQQSGSAFFTWAQQQDEFDIELTGILGVGKTQIQGKPGEVTLNSAKTGLISATTPEELLEKATGWQAPIMHLTYWVQAKPATQNAQIIKDENNRLKQLIEDGWTVDFSYNDAQMLPNKLLLKQPLAEDKENRITMVIQNR, from the coding sequence ATGCGCTCATTGTCAAAACTATGCATTGCGATTTGTAGTTCAAGTGTTTTAATACTTAGTGGTTGTCAAAGCTTAACTCAACCCCAAAAACCAATCGTGACACCGCAAGTTCAAGATGAAAATAATTTTAACTTACAAGGCAAAATTGGGGTTCGCACACCGCAGCAATCTGGCAGTGCATTCTTTACATGGGCACAGCAACAAGATGAATTTGATATTGAATTAACTGGAATCCTAGGTGTTGGAAAAACACAAATTCAAGGTAAACCTGGTGAAGTCACACTAAATAGTGCAAAAACTGGACTTATTTCAGCGACCACACCTGAAGAATTACTTGAAAAAGCTACAGGATGGCAAGCACCAATTATGCACTTGACGTATTGGGTACAAGCCAAACCTGCGACTCAAAATGCGCAAATCATAAAAGATGAAAATAATAGATTAAAGCAACTCATTGAAGATGGTTGGACAGTTGATTTTAGTTATAACGACGCACAAATGCTGCCAAATAAATTATTACTTAAACAACCACTTGCGGAAGATAAAGAAAACCGTATTACAATGGTGATTCAAAATCGATAA